In Paenibacillus kyungheensis, the following are encoded in one genomic region:
- a CDS encoding methyl-accepting chemotaxis protein: MNSVLTQNDKTKATPYERLASKLLLYTLAIILTSCVPIYGAMYFLHLVDLYAWLYLIVCVCILVPAAFFIFKKTNHLSIGKYLLTPLSFIACTTVIWVLPSQASWSAFLIYVTLSVVYLNMRVSIVATIYAVVLEAVLLLFDPIVTTISVLDIIVLVVVTIMVGSAGVSICILGQKMMSNLHQQKTQIDNLLQEVERSAQELTEFGGQLQRNAEDTDRIGKELNTGFNEIAKGIDSQASSIGEINTSMQNSETFIRNIGNTANHMTELAERTASLTRSGNEQVIRLREGVHEVGQTIDNTHAAMDTLRNYAQEISSVSQAIENIARQTNMLSFNAGIEASRAGEHGRGFAVIATEIRDLASEAQQSTVLITDILHRIHDQTEVVSGRIQQGKEAIDVIQLSAEQTESSFGDIMTEANTVSDRSVEIGGMIKELIEGIRHSVLETGTISAVTEQSSASIEQMTSSLQEQSTRVSSIANSIDELKQLIDILNHSLDQNNALVESDEIVSEKAS, encoded by the coding sequence ATGAACAGCGTATTAACACAAAATGACAAAACAAAAGCAACACCTTATGAAAGATTAGCTTCTAAGCTTTTGCTATATACATTGGCTATCATTTTAACCAGTTGTGTTCCTATTTATGGAGCAATGTATTTTCTTCATCTGGTTGATTTGTATGCATGGTTATATTTAATCGTTTGCGTATGTATTTTGGTACCAGCTGCTTTCTTTATTTTCAAAAAGACCAATCATTTATCTATAGGTAAATATCTATTAACACCATTATCATTTATCGCTTGTACGACAGTGATCTGGGTACTTCCTTCTCAAGCTTCATGGTCTGCTTTTCTAATCTATGTGACGCTTTCTGTCGTTTACTTGAATATGCGTGTAAGTATTGTAGCGACTATCTATGCTGTTGTTTTAGAAGCAGTGTTGCTACTATTTGATCCTATCGTTACAACGATCTCTGTATTGGATATTATTGTACTGGTGGTCGTAACGATCATGGTTGGATCTGCTGGTGTATCGATTTGTATTTTGGGTCAGAAAATGATGAGCAACTTGCATCAACAAAAAACGCAAATTGATAATTTACTTCAAGAAGTAGAACGTTCTGCACAAGAATTGACTGAGTTTGGTGGACAATTGCAACGTAATGCAGAAGATACCGATCGCATAGGTAAAGAATTAAATACAGGGTTTAATGAAATTGCTAAAGGTATTGATTCCCAAGCAAGTAGTATTGGCGAAATTAATACATCGATGCAAAATTCAGAAACATTTATTCGCAATATTGGTAATACTGCTAATCATATGACAGAGCTTGCTGAACGAACCGCTTCCTTAACACGTTCAGGCAATGAGCAGGTGATCCGTCTACGTGAAGGTGTGCATGAAGTAGGTCAGACGATTGATAACACACATGCTGCAATGGATACTTTACGTAATTATGCACAAGAAATTTCTTCCGTTTCTCAAGCTATCGAAAATATAGCTCGTCAAACTAATATGCTGTCATTTAACGCAGGAATCGAAGCTTCACGCGCTGGAGAACATGGTCGTGGCTTCGCTGTTATCGCTACTGAAATTCGTGATCTAGCTAGTGAAGCACAGCAATCGACCGTCTTGATTACCGATATTTTGCATCGTATTCATGATCAGACAGAAGTAGTATCCGGTCGTATTCAGCAAGGGAAAGAAGCGATTGATGTGATTCAGCTCTCTGCGGAACAGACAGAATCATCTTTTGGAGATATTATGACAGAAGCTAATACAGTATCAGATCGCTCGGTAGAAATTGGTGGTATGATCAAAGAATTGATCGAAGGTATTCGCCATTCTGTATTAGAAACAGGCACGATCTCTGCGGTTACAGAACAATCGAGTGCTTCTATTGAACAAATGACTTCAAGCTTACAAGAACAATCAACACGAGTAAGCAGTATTGCAAACAGTATTGATGAGTTAAAACAATTGATCGATATATTAAATCATTCATTGGATCAAAATAATGCTCTAGTAGAAAGTGACGAAATTGTGTCTGAAAAAGCTTCTTAA
- a CDS encoding acyl carrier protein — protein sequence MQQSPVSVEQIITMISEVKQDPSCLTRLDRDSDIIHDAGLDSIQLIHFILRVEDDFNVEIDFEEFDMEHLGSIQAFCNFVSHETGQDNLTEEKVNTL from the coding sequence ATGCAGCAATCCCCGGTTTCTGTAGAGCAAATTATTACTATGATTAGTGAGGTAAAACAAGACCCTTCCTGTTTGACACGTCTAGACCGCGATTCTGATATTATTCACGATGCCGGACTGGATTCAATCCAATTGATTCATTTTATTTTACGTGTAGAAGATGACTTTAATGTCGAAATTGATTTTGAAGAGTTTGATATGGAGCATTTGGGCTCTATACAAGCGTTCTGCAATTTTGTGAGTCATGAGACAGGTCAAGACAATCTGACTGAAGAAAAGGTCAACACGTTATAA